From Brassica oleracea var. oleracea cultivar TO1000 chromosome C3, BOL, whole genome shotgun sequence, a single genomic window includes:
- the LOC106333146 gene encoding 3-ketoacyl-CoA synthase 18, which yields MTSINVKLLYHYVITNLFNLCFFPLTAIVAGKAYRLTIDDLHHLYYSYLQHNLITIAPLFAFTVFGSVLYIATRPKPVYLVEYSCYLPPTHCRSSISKVMDIFYQVRKADPSRNGTCDDSSWLDFLRKIQERSGLGDETHGPEGLLQVPPRKTFAAAREETEQVIIGALENLFKNTNVNPTDIGILVVNSSMFNPTPSLSAMVVNTFKLRSNVRSFNLGGMGCSAGVIAIDLAKDLLHVHKNTYALVVSTENITYNIYAGDNRSMMVSNCLFRVGGAAILLSNKPRDRRRSKYELVHTVRTHTGADDKSFRCVQQGDDENGKTGVSLSKDITDVAGRTVKKNIATLGPLILPLSEKLLFSVTFMGKKLFKDKIKHYYVPDFKLAIDHFCIHAGGKAVIDVLEKNLGLAPIDVEASRSTLHRFGNTSSSSIWYELAYIEAKGRMKKGNKVWQIALGSGFKCNSAVWVALNNVKASTNSPWEHCIDRYPVKIDSDSGKSETRVQNGRS from the coding sequence ATGACGTCCATTAACGTAAAGCTCCTTTACCATTACGTCATAACCAACCTTTTCAACCTTTGTTTCTTTCCATTAACGGCGATCGTCGCCGGAAAAGCCTATCGGCTTACCATAGACGATCTTCACCACTTATACTATTCCTATCTCCAACACAACCTCATAACCATTGCTCCACTCTTTGCCTTCACCGTTTTCGGTTCGGTTCTCTACATCGCAACCCGGCCCAAACCGGTTTACCTCGTTGAGTACTCATGCTACCTTCCACCAACGCATTGTAGATCAAGTATCTCCAAGGTCATGGATATCTTTTACCAAGTAAGAAAAGCTGATCCTTCTCGGAACGGCACGTGCGATGACTCGTCCTGGCTTGACTTCTTGAGGAAGATTCAAGAACGTTCAGGTCTAGGCGATGAAACCCACGGGCCCGAGGGGCTGCTTCAGGTCCCTCCCCGGAAGACTTTTGCGGCGGCGCGTGAAGAGACGGAGCAGGTTATCATTGGTGCGCTAGAAAATCTATTCAAGAACACCAATGTTAACCCTACAGATATAGGTATACTTGTGGTGAACTCAAGCATGTTTAATCCAACTCCTTCGCTCTCCGCGATGGTCGTTAACACTTTCAAGCTCCGAAGCAACGTAAGAAGCTTTAACCTTGGTGGCATGGGTTGTAGTGCCGGCGTTATAGCCATTGATCTAGCAAAGGACTTGTTGCATGTCCATAAAAATACGTATGCTCTTGTGGTGAGCACAGAGAACATCACTTATAACATTTACGCTGGTGATAATAGGTCCATGATGGTTTCAAATTGCTTGTTCCGTGTTGGTGGGGCCGCTATTTTGCTCTCCAACAAGCCTAGAGATCGTAGACGGTCCAAGTACGAGCTAGTTCACACGGTTCGAACGCATACCGGAGCTGACGACAAGTCTTTTCGTTGCGTGCAACAAGGAGACGATGAGAACGGCAAAACCGGAGTGAGTTTGTCCAAGGACATAACCGATGTTGCTGGTCGAACGGTTAAGAAAAACATAGCAACGCTGGGTCCGTTGATTCTTCCGTTAAGCGAGAAACTTCTTTTTTCCGTTACCTTCATGGGCAAGAAACTTTTCAAAGACAAAATCAAACATTATTACGTCCCGGACTTCAAGCTTGCTATCGACCATTTTTGTATACATGCCGGAGGCAAAGCCGTGATTGATGTGCTAGAGAAGAACCTAGGCCTAGCACCGATCGATGTAGAGGCATCAAGATCAACGTTACATAGATTTGGAAACACTTCATCTAGCTCAATATGGTATGAGTTGGCATACATAGAAGCAAAAGGAAGGATGAAGAAAGGTAATAAAGTTTGGCAGATTGCTTTAGGGTCAGGCTTTAAGTGTAACAGTGCAGTTTGGGTGGCTCTAAACAATGTCAAAGCTTCGACAAATAGTCCTTGGGAACACTGCATCGACAGATATCCGGTTAAAATTGATTCTGATTCAGGTAAGTCAGAGACTCGTGTCCAAAACGGTCGGTCCTAA